TACAAACATTAATTAATTTATATCAATCTTCTAAGGGTAAGTCTATTAAGGGTGAAGATATTGCAGAAGTTATGAGTAGGAATCCAGGTACGATTCGCAATCAGATGCAATCTTTAAGAAGTTTAAGTTTAGTTAAAGGAGTTCCCGGTCCCAGAGGAGGATATAAGCCAACAATTGAGGCATATCATGCTTTAAATATTTCAGTTTCTGATAATGATTCTACTGTTCCTATTTATATAAATGGTGAAAGATTGGATGATATTTCTGTTGCCAAAATCGAGTTTACAAGTATCCCTCAACCTACCGAATGTGAAGCCGCAATAAAAGTTTTAGGAAGTATTAAGAACTTGCATTTGGGGGATGAAATAAGAATCGGCCCCACACCTGTTAATAACTTGGGGGTACTAGGTACAATCGTCGGTAGAGATGATATGGACAATATCTTGTTGGTTGATACAACAACCATAAGAAGCATCCCTAAATTAACTGTTGGAGATATTGCAAGTCGTAGTGTAATCTCATTCACTGTAGATTGCTCTATTAAAGATGCGGCGAAAAAATTATCTGAAAATAAAATTGATGGCGCACCGGTTATTAAAGACGATAAGGTAGTGGGCGTGTTTACTTTAACTGATTTGGTAAATGCAATAGCTAATGATGAAGAAGAGAGTACTGTTGGTGATTTGATGTCAACAAATGTAGTTATTGTTAATGAAAATTTAAAGATAGCAAATGCTATTGAGGTAATGCTTAAAAAATCTATTTCTAGATTAATCATCGCCGATAATAATCAGGTTTTACTCGGAATTGTCACAAGAACAGATTTAATTGACAGCATAACAAATTTAAAACAATTCCCAATTATTACTAATTAAGTGATTTAATGAAAGTTAACCAAATAAATGTTGCTCAAGATATGAAAATATCTGATTTAGTTAGCCAATTTGATAAATCCGGTGTTTTAGGTGCAGGCAGAGTTGGAAGAGCTTGTAATATTTTAACCGATATGATTCAAGATGATGAAATGAAGGTATTCATGAGTCTTGGAGGTCCTTTAATTCCTGGAGGCATGAGAAATATTGTAACTCAAATGATTCGTGAAGGGCATGTTGATTTAATTGTATCTAGTGGAGCAAATATTACTCATGATTTGCTTGAAGCGTTTGGAGGAGCACATTATCGCCATGAAGGAAAAGACGATGAAGAGCTAAATGAAGAGGGTATCGGAAGAATTGCCGATATTAATGTCGGATCCGATGATTTCACTGTTTTTGAAAGTGAAATAATTAAGATATTTGATAATATATCCTCTACTAAAAGCCATATTTCAATTCAGGAACTGCTCTATGAAATCGGATTATTAATAGATGATGATTCTTCATTTGTCGCAACCGCTGCAGAAAATAAAATTCCTATTTTCGCTCCGGGTTTGATTGATTCTATGATGGGTTTGCAATTATGGATATTTAATCAGGATCATGACTTTGTAGTTGATGCGGTTGCCGATATGCATTATTTGTCGGATATTGTTTTCGAAGCTCCTAAAGTTGGAGCAATCCTTTTAGGGGGAGGTCTTACTAAACACTACACCTTGGCATCTAATGTTATAAAAGGCGGTTTGGATGCTGCTATTCAAATTACAATGGACAGACCAGAAGCGGGTAGTTTGGGAGGTGCTCCTCTTGAAGAAGCCAAATCATGGGCTAAGGCAAGATGTGGTTCTAGTCTAGCAAGTGTTGTTGGAGATGTAACTGTAATTTTCCCATTAATATATGCAGCGGCCTTAGATAAAATTTCAAGTGATTAAATGAGTTATATTATTTTAGCAATTTTATTCTTGTTATCCGGATTTTTCATGAAATATTCAGATGATTTATTTGATGTAAATCATGATGTATTGTTAGCCAGTGTCTATGGCATATTATGTGGTTTGGTTTCAGCTTTTGCAACTGTAAGTGATGCTGGATCAGCTTACATGTTTATGGCGATTCTGATAGGTAATTTAATCGCCTTTAAAGTTGATGGCATTCATCATATTATTACACTTATTGTATTTATAATAATTTGTCTGATATGTGGAATTCCAGATTTAAGTTTAGTTATTTTATTAACTTGTATTCTAGCGGCACTTTCAGATGAAGTAGGTCATGAAACTATTTCTAAAATCTCAGATAATGTTTTTTTAAATCTATTTTTTGAATATAGATTTGTAATGAAAATAATAATATTTCTACTTGGAGTTTTCGGAGCATTTGATATTTCAGTATTTATTTACTTCATATTCTTTGAAGTGGCTTATGAAATTGCAGCGATTGTTTTTGAAAATTTAAATTAAAAAAAAGTTAAAAAAGGAATTAAAAAAATTAATTTATAATTCTTATTTATTCAATTTCAATACCCATTCTACCAGCTACTCTTGCGAGTAATATGGTAATAATTACCGCTACAATAGTCACTACAATAGCATAAGTGAATAAACTTGGAAGAGCATCTCCAGCTCCGATAACGGATTCAATTAATTTTTGAATTGCTTCATTCCATGCTAAACCTGCAACGAATGCAAATGCAGTAGTAATTAAAGTAAGAATGGTTTCCATAATTAATTTTCCTACTTCTGATGCCATATTTCTGCCTCTATTTAATAATTTTTTATAAAGTTCTAAAGAACATTAATACTTTTATTTTTCTTAATTAAAATAGGTTTACTTTTGTTCAAGTGATTTAATTAAATTTTCACATGCAAGTTTCGGATTGTCTGATTCATATATGCTTCTTCCAACGATTATTGCATTTGAATATTCTAATGTTTTTTTACCGTCCCCTCCTTGTTTTCCAACACCTGGAGAGATTATATATGCATCTTTTCCAACAATATTTCTAATGTCGGATAAACGATCTAGTCTTGTAGCAGGCGCAACATAATTTTTAATTCCCATTTTCACACCCATTTTAGCTATTTCATCGGCATTTTTTTGTAAAAACATTATAGCACCTGGATGAGACATTTCTGTTAATAAAAATAACTCTTTTTCGTGTTTTTCTGCCATATCCAAACATGCCTGGACACTATCTTTTCCAACAAATCCATGGCAAATTATTGCATCGGCTCCTGCTTTAAATGTTTCGTCGCATATTTTTGAGTTTGTTGCATTGATATCGGCTACTTTAAAATCACATATCACTTTAAATCCAAATTTATCTTTTAATTTAGTGATTATTTCAAGTCCTTCAGCAAGTGCTAGTGGGTAACCAACTTTAATGGTGTCAATATGGTCTTTAACATTGCCACAAATTTTTATTGCATCTCTTTCATTCATTACATCAAGAGCCAAAATTAAGTTATTTTTTATAATCATAGTATCAGCTTTCTTTTTTTTAACTAATAATTTTTTAAGTTCGCCTAATTTTTCTTAAATTATTAAACAATATATTTATATGTAATAAGTAATAAAATATTGTATTATCAATAGAACTTTATAAAATTTTAATTTAAATTTAAGTTTTGATTGAGAAGATTATCAAATTATTTTGATATAAATTTGGAGGAAAAAATTTATGCATATTATGGAAGGATATTTGCCATTACAATGGTGTATTGTTTGGTTTGTTGTTGCAATAATATTCGTTGCTTATGGTATTTATCAAATTAGAAAAATCGTAGATGAAAATCCTGAATCCAAAGCATTACTTGCTGTGAGTGGAGCATTCATGTTCATCTTATCATCTTTGAAATTACCGTCTGTTACTGGAAGTTGTTCTCACCCTTGTGGTAACGGATTAGGTGCAGCATTATTCGGACCTGCTGTAACCTCAGTATTGGCAGCTATCGTACTTATTTTCCAGGCTCTTTTGCTTGCACACGGTGGATTAACCACTTTAGGTGCAAATATTGTTTCTATGGGTATCGTAGGTCCTATTATAGCTTGGATTGTATACAAAGGTTTAACTAAAGCTAATGTTTCATCAACTGTTGCAATTTTCTTTGCAGCATTTTTAGGTGACTTATTAACTTACGTAGCTACTTCATTCCAATTAGCTTTCGCATTCCCTGCTCCTAGTTTTGCAGCTTCATTAACTAACTTCTTAACTATTTTTGCAGTAACTCAAGTGCCATTGGCTATTGGTGAAGGTATTTTAACTGTAATTATTTGGGATAGATTAAAATCTTACAAACCTAAATTATTAAACAAACTCGGTGCATTAGCTCCTAATGAAGCATAGGTGATTAATATGAAAACATCAACATTAATAATATTAGCAGTTGTTTGTATAATTCTCTTCATTGCACCATTAGTAATGTTCAGTGGTCATGGAGAAGATGATGGATACTTTGGTGGTTCTGATGATGCAGCTGGTGAAGCTATAGAACAATCTGGTTTTAAACCATGGTTCTCTTCAATATGGGAACCACCTAGTGGCGAAATTGAAAGTTTATTATTCGCTCTTCAAGCAGCTATAGGGGCAATCATTATTGGTTACTTCTTTGGATACTGGAGAGGACAAGGTAAAGAAGAATAATTAATCTTCTTTACTCTTTTTTCTATTTTTTTTTAGTGATTTTATGAAATTTGATATGGATTATATAGCGCATCATAATGAACTAACTGAAGCAAATCCTTATTTTAAATTGTTTTTAACAATTTTCTTGTTAGTTTTAACATTGGCTCTTGATAATTTATATTTTGATATTTTTATCCTTATTGCAATGTCTATTGTAATTTTAGCAATAGCTAAAATAAGCTACCGTTCATATTTTAAATTTTTAACTATTCCCATGGCATTTGTTATTATAACATGTTTCTTTTTAATATTCTTCTTTGGAAAGGGGGAAGTAATTTATGAAACTGGATTGTGGGGTATTGTAGTTACAACAGATTCTCTACATTATGGTGTTTACACATTCTTTAGAGTAGCTGGATGTTTGCCGTTATTAGGTTTTTTAGCTCTAACAACACCTGTTGCGAAAATATTGCATTGTTTAGCCACTCTAAAAGTTCCAAAAATTTTCATTGAAATTGCACTTTTAATGTATAATTCAATATTTATATTCTTAAATGAAATAGACACAATGCAAAAAGCACAAGAAACAAGATTAGGTTATAATTCCTATTGGAATTCATTTAAATCTTTAGGTGCACTTGTAAGTACAATATTTTTAAGATCTCTTGATAAAAGTGAAACATTACAACATTCTCTTGATTCAAGAGGTTATACTGGCGAATTGCCTGTTTATACACCAAAAAAGAGGGATAATTAATGTTAGAAGTTAAAAATATAAAATACTCTTATAATGCAGATTACCAAGCACTTAACGGCGTTAGCTTAAAAATTGAAAAAGGAGAAATGGTTGCACTTGTAGGAAAAAATGGTGCAGGAAAATCAACATTATTTTTACATTTAAATGGCATTTACAAACCAGATGAAGGAAAAGTCTTTATTGATGGGGAAGAGTTAAAGTATGATAAAAAATCTTTACTTAAATTCAGACAAAAAGTTGGAATTGTTTTTCAAAACCCTGATGATCAAATCTTCGCCCCAACAGTAGAGGAAGATGTTGCTTTTGGACCTTTAAACTTAGGTTTACCTATGGAAGAGGTACAGGACAGAGTTGAAGAGGCATTAGCTCGTGTAGGAATGTCAGGATTTGAAAAAAAGGCACCTCATCACTTAAGTGGAGGTCAAAAGAAAAGAGTTGCAATTGCAGGCATTCTTGCAATGAAACCGGAAATCATGGTTTTAGATGAACCGACTGCTGGACTTGACCCGCAGGGTGTTGAAAACTTAACTAACCTATTAAAAGAACTTAACCAAGAAAACATTACAATAATTATTTCAACACATGAAGTTGATTTGGTTCCAGATTATGCAAAAAGGATTTTTGTTTTAGTAGATGGGTTATTAATTGCTGAAGGCACTCCTAAAGAGATTTTTTCACAACCTGAAATTCTTAAGAAAGCCAATTTGAAAGTTCCTATTGTTACTGAATTATTCCAACAACTTGAAGCGGAAGGCTTTGATATGGAAGATGATTATCCTTTAACAATCGAGGAAGCTAAGGAAAAGTTTCTCAAATTCGCAAAATAGAAACTATTTTTTTTTAAATAAGATTTTTTTCATAATTATACTTTCTAAATTATTACTCCAAGTAATACTTCATAATACTTTTTTATTTTAATTAAACATTTATATTAATAGAAACATAATTTTTTTATAAGGTGAATTTACATGAGGATTGGAATTTGTGATACAACATTTGCTCGTTTTGACATGGCTTCTGCAGCTATTGACGAGTTAAAAAAGAATGCTTATGATTTAAAAATAATTCGTGAAACCGTTCCGGGAGTTAAAGACTTGCCGGTCACTGCTAAAATCCTCATTGAAGAGGAAAACTGTGATGTAGTATTGGCTCTTGGAATGCCTGGGCCAATGGAGAAAGATAAGATGTGTGCTCATGAAGCATCGACAGGTTTAATTAACGCACAGCTTATGACAAATACTCATATATTAGAGGTATTTGTCCATGAGGATGAAGAAGAAGACCCAGTTGAACTTGCTAAACTTGCAGAAAATAGAGCACGTGAACATGCTCGAAATTTAATTAAAATGATGTATCATAGAAAAGCAATGAGGAAAGAAGCAGGTATGGGAATACGTGAAGGAAAAGAGGATGCTGGTCCATTATAAATAGGTGTAAGATGAATTTTGAAATTTCCGATGAAGATAAACATTCAACTTATGTTATTCTTCCAGCATATAATGAGGCAACGAGAATTCAACCGGTCATTGAAGAAATTGCTAAAAAAGGATATAAAATGATCATTGTTAATGATGGTTCTCTAGACAATACATTAGATGTAGTTATGGAATCCCAAAGGAAATATCCTAAAAATATTTACATATACTCCCACATTATCAATCGTGGTGTTGGGGTGGCAATGCAGACAGGTTTTGATGCAGTTTTAAGATATAATCCAAAATTCATTGTTAATATGGATTCAGATGGTCAACATTCAGCCGATGATTTAGAAAATGTTTTAGAGCCATTAATAACTGGTAGGGCTCAAGCCGTAATTGGAGTTAGGCCTCTTAAGGACATGCCTTTAAGTAGAAATATTGCCAATGCTATAATGAATTTGTTAACAAAAATATTTTATAAAGTAGATGTAAGTGACTCACAAACGGGTTTTCGAGCATTGACAATTGAAACTTTAAGAAAAATTAATATTAATGCTAGAGGATATCTTATTTCATCAGAATTCATCCGTGAAGTTAATGATAATGATATTCCATTTGTAGAAGTTCCTATTCAAACAATCTACACTCCGGAAACTCAAGCAAAAGGAACAAATATTACAGAAGCATTTAAAATATTGCTTCAAATGATTAGACATCAATTTTAAGGTGATTAAATGTTATTATATTCAATATTATTCCCAATAATTTCAGTTATTGCTATTGTTTGGTTTTTAATTAGATATTTAAAGGAAAAACAATCTTTGCTTACAACTATATTGTGGACTAGTTTATGGCTGTTTGTTATTTTATTTTCAATTTTCCCAAATTTTAGTGAGAAATTTGCAAACCTATTTGGCATAACCCGTGGTTTGGATTTTATCATCATTGTTGTCTTTGCAGTGTTGTTTTACATAATTTTTAGATTATTTAATAAAATTGACAAATTACAGGATGATACAAATAAGATAGTAAAAGAGATAGCTCTTTCAAATGAAATATCCCTTGATGATAAAGAGGATGAATAATGCTTTATTTTAGAGGTTGTACTGCAAGAGAAAAACAGACAGATATTTCAAAAGCAACAGAGAAATTATTAAATCTCGCAGGTGTTGGCTATCATATTCTAGAAGATGAAAATTGTTGTGGGTCAGTCTTGCTAAGGACAGGTTTTTTAAAAGAAGCACAGGAACAAATTGAAAAAAATACAGAATGTCTGAAGGATGAAAAAATCATAACATCTTGTGCAGGTTGTTATAAAACACTAAAAGAAGACTATGAAGGTTTGGATGTTATTCACATTTCACAATTATTGTCTCACTTAATCAAAGAAGGCAAATTTGATTTTAAAAAAAGCGATTTGGATGTTACTTATCATGATTCATGTCATTTGGGTCGTCATATGAATGTTTTTGATGAACCTAGAGATGTCATTGAAAATGTAGCCAATTTAGTTGAAATGGAAAATATTCGTGAAAATAGTTTATGTTGCGGTGCTGGAGGTGGTGTAAAATCAGCATATCCTGAAATTGCAGCACAAATGGCAAAATCAAGAATTGCTCAAGCTAAAAATACTGATTGCAATGTCTTAATAACTTCTTGTCCGTTTTGCAAACTAAACTTAGAAAACGAAGAGATGGAAGTACTTGATTTAACTGAATTTTTAGTAAAATATGGAGGGTTAGATGAAATCCAGTGAACTTGAAACTATGAGAAAATCATTTAACACAGTTAAAAATAGATCAGACTCTATTAAGGATTCGCACTCTTCTAAAAGACTGATTAAACTGGTTCAGGAAGTTAAAAAGTATTCAATTGAACATAAAAATGAGTTATTTGATGAGATTTGTGAATCATTTAGGCGTAACGATATTGATGTGAAATTTGCAAAAACCTCAAAGGATGCATTAGATTACATTGATGCTTTACTTAATGAGTATGATGCTAAAGTAATTGCTAAGGCAAAATCAAATACATTAGGTGAAATTAATCTTAAAGATCATTTGAATATTGAGGTTATTGAAACTGACCTTGGGGACAGGATCCTGCAGCTTAAAAAAACCGATAATAAACCAGTTCATCCGACAGGGCCGGCTTCACATTTAAATGTACGTGAAATTGCCAAGATTGTCAATGGTTCTCTAGATGCCAAGGTTCATGAGAATCCTCGTGAAATTATGGAATTTGTTAGAAGTGATGTTCTAAAACGCCTTGAAAATGCAAGAGTAGGTATAAGTGGAGCTAATGCAATTGCTGCCGAAGAAGGTTCTATTGTAATGGCTCACAATGAAGGTAATATTTCAATTGTGTCTCTAAAAGATTTGCATATAATTGTAGTTGGAATTGATAAAATAGTGCCGACATTGGAGGATGCTATTTCTGTTGTAAAATTGGAAACACTGTTTGCAACAGGAAATTATGTCACTTCATATATGAATGTAATTTCAGGACCATCAAAAACGGCAGATATTGAGAAAAAACTCCTAAAAAATATGTATGGTGCTGAAAGAGTTGTAGTTATTCTTTTAGATAATGGTAGAAGCGAAGCAATCGAAGAATGTTTATATTGCATTGGATGTGGAAATTGCATTGTTCACTGTCCAGTATATAATTCCGTTGGAAACGAATTTGGATTTAACAATTACTTAGGTGGCCTTGGTGTTGCGATGTCTAAATTTATTGAAGACGATGAAACTTGTTTTAACTCAGGACTTTATATGTGCACTTTATGTGGATTATGCACTTTAAATTGTCCATTGAGCATTCCTACAAATGAAATACTTGAAAATATGAGAAAACTGTCTACTGATATCGGATTTTACCCTAAAGCTCATGGTAAAATTAAAGACAATGTTAGCCAAAATAATTCCCCATATTAGTTATTTTATTATTAATTTTGCCAAACACTCTATTTTATTAAAAATTTCTAATAAAACAATAGTATTTATAAATAATAAAGGAATAATATTATTATATTATAATATTGGAGGAAATACATGCTTCTATTAATTAGTCCTATAAATCGTGAAGAAGCTCTTGAATCTATTGAAGGTGGAGCAGATATTGTTGATGTGAAAAATCCTAAAGAAGGATCTCTTGGTGCTAATTTCCCTTGGGTTATTAAAGAAATAAGAGAATTGACCCCTGAAGATAAGCTAGTTAGTGCTACTCTAGGAGATGTGCCTTACAAGCCAGGTACAGTTTCACTTGCAGCAATGGGCGCACACGTTTCAGGAGCAGACTATATTAAAGTAGGTTTATATGGAACAAAAGACCATGATGAAGCAGTTGAAGTCATGGAAAACGTTGTAAAAACTGTAAAAGATGTTAGAGAAGATACTATTATTGTAGCAGCAGGTTATGCTGATGCTCACCGTGTAGGTGCAGTTGACCCTATGGAAATACCAAAAGTAGCAAAGGATGCAAGTTGCGACCTTGCAATGCTTGACACTGCTGTTAAAGACGGTCATTCTTTATTTGATTATTTGGATTTAGATCAACTCAAAGAGTTTGTAGACGAAGCTCACAGTTACGATTTGTTAACTGCACTTGCAGGTTCTGTTAAAAAAGACCAATTGAAACCATTATATGATCTTGGTTGTGATGTGGTTGGTATTAGAGGAGCCGCTTGTGTTGGTGGTGACAGAAATACTGGTAAAATCCACCATACTGCCGTAGCTGAGCTTAAAGAATTAATTGATTCATTTTAAGTAGGTGTTATATTTATGTCATTTTCTAAAAAAGTACAAGAAGCTAGAATGTCTTACACTTTTGACGATTTTCTTTTAACTCCTAATGCAAGCTATGTTGAACCAAAAGATATTGATACTAAAATTGAATTAGGAAATGGAATCAAGTTAAATATTCCAATTTTAAGTGCTGCTATGGATACTGTTACTGAAGCAGATCTTGCAATAGCTATGGCGCAGGAAGGAGGGGTAGGTGTAATTCACAGAAACATCACACTTGAAAGACAGGTTGAAGAGGTTAAAAAAGTCAAATGTGCTGAAGATTTAACTATTCGTGATGTTGTAACTATTACTCAAGATTCAACTATTGCTGATGTTCAGGCAAAAATGCAAGATGAACTTATCAGTGGCCTGCCGGTTGTTGACGGTGATGAAATTATAGGCATTATCTCTAAAAGAGATATCAGGCCTGTTTTAAAATCAGAACCTGATAAGACGGTTAAAGATATCATGACTTCAGAGGTTGTAACTGTTGAAGAAGGAGTTACTGCCGAAGAGGCTTTGAATATTGCTTATGATAATAAAGTTGAAAGATTGCCTGTTCTTCGTGATGGTAAATTAGTTGGAATTATTACTATTAAAGATATTTTAAACAGATCCCAATATCCTAGTGCATCAAGAGACGATAATGGTGATTTTTTAGTTGCTGCTGCCTGTGGTCCATTTGACTTGGACCGTGCAATGGCACTTGACCAAGCTGGTGCGGATATTATTTCAATTGATTGTGCTCATGCTCATAATATGAATGTAGTTAAATTTACGGAAACTATTAAAGATAATATTGATGCTGAATTATGTGTAGGTAACATTGCAACTGCAGAAGCTGCAGAAGACTTAATATCAATGGGTGTTGATGCACTTAAAGTAGGTATTGGTCCCGGTTCAATGTGCACCACCCGTATTGTTGCAGGTGTTGGTGTACCTCAATTAACTGCAATTTCAGATGTTGCTGATGCAGCAGCTGAATCAAACATTCCAGTTATTGCTGATGGAGGCATTAGATATTCTGGTGATGTTGCAAAAGCAATTGGTGCCGGTGCAGATGCTGTAATGCTTGGAAACTTACTTGCAGCTTCATACGAAGCTCCGGGAGACATTGTTGTTATGAATGGTAAACAATACAAAAAATACCGTGGAATGGGTTCAATGGGTGCAATGACCAGTGAATTTGATGGTGGGGCAGATAGATACTTCCAAGGACAAAAAAGTAAAATGAACCATACTAAATATGTCCCAGAAGGAATTGAAGGAGCTGTACCATATAAAGGAACTGTTTCTGAAATATTATTCCAATTAGTAGGTGGTTTAAAATCATCTATGGGTTATTGTGGTGCTGAAAATATTAAAACAATGCAGGAAAAAGCAAACTTTGTTAGAATTACAAGCAGTGGTATTAAAGAATCTCATCCACATGACTTATTAATTACTAATGAAAGTCCTAATTATCCAACACTTGACTAGTTGAATATTATTTTGAATTTTTTTGATGGGAAGTTTGGAATTGACAAAAAGATTTATAGGTAATTATTTTTCTCATCAAAAAAGTAATTTTTTACTTAATATGCTATTTTTAAGCAAACATTTAAATATTAGTTAATCTAATATTGTAATATTAGATAGTTTTATGATTATTTTATATAATCAATTTATTTTAAATTATAATTCATTACGGAGAGAATATAAATGGCAAGAACTAAAAAAGTGGGTATTACAGGTAGGTTCGGTGCAAGATACGGAAGAAAAGCTAAAAGATCTGTTAAAATCATTGAAGAAAACATGAAAAAAAATCATGTTTGTCCTAAATGTGATAGGCCATATGTAAAAAGACAAGCTGCTGGAATTTGGAAATGCAGAAAATGTGGTGCAGTATTCACTGGTGGAGCTTATGTTCCTCAAACCCCTATGGCAAAATCTGCAGCACGCAGTATTAGAGATATTAAAGTGGAGGAATAGGCCTTGTATAGGTGTCCACGTTGTGGAGCAGAAGTAGACCATAAAAGCTACATGGAAAATAAATGTCCTAAATGCAGATATAGGATTTTATTTAAAAATGTTCCAGAAACCACAAGAGTTATAAAAGCAAGATAATACCTTTGCTTTTACTAAATTTTTTTACTATTTTTGATTTAAATGTTAATATCAACTTCTAGAAAACCTTCTCAAAAAACTAGAAAGTTTTGTAAAAACTTAGCACAT
This window of the Methanobrevibacter sp. V74 genome carries:
- a CDS encoding CBS domain-containing protein, with the translated sequence MLTSVQKEILQTLINLYQSSKGKSIKGEDIAEVMSRNPGTIRNQMQSLRSLSLVKGVPGPRGGYKPTIEAYHALNISVSDNDSTVPIYINGERLDDISVAKIEFTSIPQPTECEAAIKVLGSIKNLHLGDEIRIGPTPVNNLGVLGTIVGRDDMDNILLVDTTTIRSIPKLTVGDIASRSVISFTVDCSIKDAAKKLSENKIDGAPVIKDDKVVGVFTLTDLVNAIANDEEESTVGDLMSTNVVIVNENLKIANAIEVMLKKSISRLIIADNNQVLLGIVTRTDLIDSITNLKQFPIITN
- a CDS encoding deoxyhypusine synthase; translated protein: MKVNQINVAQDMKISDLVSQFDKSGVLGAGRVGRACNILTDMIQDDEMKVFMSLGGPLIPGGMRNIVTQMIREGHVDLIVSSGANITHDLLEAFGGAHYRHEGKDDEELNEEGIGRIADINVGSDDFTVFESEIIKIFDNISSTKSHISIQELLYEIGLLIDDDSSFVATAAENKIPIFAPGLIDSMMGLQLWIFNQDHDFVVDAVADMHYLSDIVFEAPKVGAILLGGGLTKHYTLASNVIKGGLDAAIQITMDRPEAGSLGGAPLEEAKSWAKARCGSSLASVVGDVTVIFPLIYAAALDKISSD
- a CDS encoding DUF5654 family protein, whose translation is MASEVGKLIMETILTLITTAFAFVAGLAWNEAIQKLIESVIGAGDALPSLFTYAIVVTIVAVIITILLARVAGRMGIEIE
- the pyrF gene encoding orotidine-5'-phosphate decarboxylase; the protein is MIIKNNLILALDVMNERDAIKICGNVKDHIDTIKVGYPLALAEGLEIITKLKDKFGFKVICDFKVADINATNSKICDETFKAGADAIICHGFVGKDSVQACLDMAEKHEKELFLLTEMSHPGAIMFLQKNADEIAKMGVKMGIKNYVAPATRLDRLSDIRNIVGKDAYIISPGVGKQGGDGKKTLEYSNAIIVGRSIYESDNPKLACENLIKSLEQK
- the cbiM gene encoding cobalt ECF transporter S component CbiM is translated as MHIMEGYLPLQWCIVWFVVAIIFVAYGIYQIRKIVDENPESKALLAVSGAFMFILSSLKLPSVTGSCSHPCGNGLGAALFGPAVTSVLAAIVLIFQALLLAHGGLTTLGANIVSMGIVGPIIAWIVYKGLTKANVSSTVAIFFAAFLGDLLTYVATSFQLAFAFPAPSFAASLTNFLTIFAVTQVPLAIGEGILTVIIWDRLKSYKPKLLNKLGALAPNEA
- a CDS encoding energy-coupling factor ABC transporter substrate-binding protein produces the protein MKTSTLIILAVVCIILFIAPLVMFSGHGEDDGYFGGSDDAAGEAIEQSGFKPWFSSIWEPPSGEIESLLFALQAAIGAIIIGYFFGYWRGQGKEE
- the cbiQ gene encoding cobalt ECF transporter T component CbiQ — its product is MKFDMDYIAHHNELTEANPYFKLFLTIFLLVLTLALDNLYFDIFILIAMSIVILAIAKISYRSYFKFLTIPMAFVIITCFFLIFFFGKGEVIYETGLWGIVVTTDSLHYGVYTFFRVAGCLPLLGFLALTTPVAKILHCLATLKVPKIFIEIALLMYNSIFIFLNEIDTMQKAQETRLGYNSYWNSFKSLGALVSTIFLRSLDKSETLQHSLDSRGYTGELPVYTPKKRDN
- a CDS encoding ATP-binding cassette domain-containing protein, producing MLEVKNIKYSYNADYQALNGVSLKIEKGEMVALVGKNGAGKSTLFLHLNGIYKPDEGKVFIDGEELKYDKKSLLKFRQKVGIVFQNPDDQIFAPTVEEDVAFGPLNLGLPMEEVQDRVEEALARVGMSGFEKKAPHHLSGGQKKRVAIAGILAMKPEIMVLDEPTAGLDPQGVENLTNLLKELNQENITIIISTHEVDLVPDYAKRIFVLVDGLLIAEGTPKEIFSQPEILKKANLKVPIVTELFQQLEAEGFDMEDDYPLTIEEAKEKFLKFAK
- the ribC gene encoding riboflavin synthase; amino-acid sequence: MRIGICDTTFARFDMASAAIDELKKNAYDLKIIRETVPGVKDLPVTAKILIEEENCDVVLALGMPGPMEKDKMCAHEASTGLINAQLMTNTHILEVFVHEDEEEDPVELAKLAENRAREHARNLIKMMYHRKAMRKEAGMGIREGKEDAGPL
- a CDS encoding glycosyltransferase family 2 protein; amino-acid sequence: MNFEISDEDKHSTYVILPAYNEATRIQPVIEEIAKKGYKMIIVNDGSLDNTLDVVMESQRKYPKNIYIYSHIINRGVGVAMQTGFDAVLRYNPKFIVNMDSDGQHSADDLENVLEPLITGRAQAVIGVRPLKDMPLSRNIANAIMNLLTKIFYKVDVSDSQTGFRALTIETLRKININARGYLISSEFIREVNDNDIPFVEVPIQTIYTPETQAKGTNITEAFKILLQMIRHQF
- a CDS encoding DUF2304 family protein, yielding MLLYSILFPIISVIAIVWFLIRYLKEKQSLLTTILWTSLWLFVILFSIFPNFSEKFANLFGITRGLDFIIIVVFAVLFYIIFRLFNKIDKLQDDTNKIVKEIALSNEISLDDKEDE
- a CDS encoding heterodisulfide reductase-related iron-sulfur binding cluster, producing MLYFRGCTAREKQTDISKATEKLLNLAGVGYHILEDENCCGSVLLRTGFLKEAQEQIEKNTECLKDEKIITSCAGCYKTLKEDYEGLDVIHISQLLSHLIKEGKFDFKKSDLDVTYHDSCHLGRHMNVFDEPRDVIENVANLVEMENIRENSLCCGAGGGVKSAYPEIAAQMAKSRIAQAKNTDCNVLITSCPFCKLNLENEEMEVLDLTEFLVKYGGLDEIQ